Below is a window of Runella sp. SP2 DNA.
ACGCCTGCCGCGTAGGTTCGTCAGCATTCATATACTCTACGTGATTGGCCTGATTGAGAGGCATCCAAAGGGTTTCAAAACGGTATTTGGTGAGCGCATTACCCACTTCGACGGTGGCTTGTTGATGGTTAATGTGTTTGGACAAAATCGGGTATTCTCGCCCGTCAATGTCCAACGTTCTGATTTTCAGAAACAACTCCACCAACAGTTGCGCGCCTTCTCCCAAACCTACCAACGTAGGCACACGATTAATGACTTTGTACTGTACCAACGGATACGCGTACCGCAGGCTACCATCATCGTAGTGATTGTGCAGCAACGGCGAATGTTCTTTAAAAAAATCGCCAAAATACCCCCGCAACTTGTGCGCATCCCGCGTACGAAGGGGGGGTTCGGGGAAAGTGACGGTCGTGAGGGGGAGGTGGGTCATAGCATTACAGCGTTGGCATTGTTTAATTCTTCTTTTCTCCTGTCAAAACCTGTAATTAGGTCATAATAGTCTGAAATTTCATTTTTTCTTACAATGTACAGCCCATCACAAAGCAAATTAACCTTATCTAATTTTAACTCTTTCACTTTGGGTAAGTATTCGGGTACACTAATAATGTGCTGATTAAAAGAAAGTTTGAAGTCTTTGTCGAATATCTCTTTGCTCAACTTTTTGTGAATCATAGCTAAAAAAGCATCTTTTGTCTTTTTTGCATTTTCATCAATTTCAATGTAAACAGAGGCTATACCTCCCCTTTGTTCAATCACTTGAAACTTAGATACTGGAAAAGTACTTTTGTCTTCATTATCATAATTGAGTC
It encodes the following:
- a CDS encoding CRISPR-associated endonuclease Cas6; translated protein: MTHLPLTTVTFPEPPLRTRDAHKLRGYFGDFFKEHSPLLHNHYDDGSLRYAYPLVQYKVINRVPTLVGLGEGAQLLVELFLKIRTLDIDGREYPILSKHINHQQATVEVGNALTKYRFETLWMPLNQANHVEYMNADEPTRQALLQRILQNNILAFLKGVGAYQPDLPRLMILLNVQSQTTTQFKNQTMLAFTGDFVVNATLPDGIGLGKSVARGFGSIVALQRC